The following proteins are co-located in the Polyangiaceae bacterium genome:
- a CDS encoding RsmE family RNA methyltransferase has product MSRKIRVLVDGLAEGTQTLDEAASRHLIRVHRLRAGDAFVAVDPVAATWAEGSVIAAHPRRAEVRLSVVNAAVAPALPPLILLQCLGKADKPEQVLRAATALGASEVIFAVAERSIAGPADERRERWLGIVKDVALQSERGRVPLLHGPEPLPAALARVSVPVRLVLDPEATLGMLEALERDGVDRGCALLVGPEGGLSARELEEARNSGFRPVRLGPHVLRTELAASAALAVAMAVASRN; this is encoded by the coding sequence GTGTCGCGAAAGATCCGTGTGCTCGTCGACGGTTTGGCCGAGGGCACGCAAACCCTGGACGAGGCGGCGTCACGTCATCTGATCCGCGTGCATCGATTGCGCGCAGGAGACGCTTTCGTGGCTGTCGACCCCGTGGCAGCGACCTGGGCCGAGGGCAGCGTCATTGCCGCGCATCCTCGTCGCGCGGAAGTGCGGCTTTCCGTCGTCAACGCCGCGGTGGCGCCAGCGCTGCCGCCTTTGATCTTGCTGCAGTGCCTGGGCAAGGCGGACAAACCCGAGCAAGTGCTGCGAGCCGCGACTGCGCTCGGCGCGAGCGAAGTGATCTTTGCCGTGGCCGAACGCAGCATTGCAGGTCCAGCCGACGAGCGTCGTGAGCGCTGGCTCGGTATCGTCAAAGACGTCGCGCTGCAGAGCGAGCGCGGGCGCGTGCCGCTGCTGCACGGACCCGAGCCGCTGCCCGCGGCATTGGCTCGCGTCAGCGTTCCCGTGCGGCTCGTGCTCGACCCCGAGGCGACACTGGGCATGCTCGAAGCGCTGGAGCGCGATGGCGTCGATCGAGGCTGCGCACTGCTCGTTGGCCCCGAGGGAGGGCTCTCGGCGCGAGAGCTGGAAGAAGCGCGAAACTCGGGATTTCGTCCGGTGCGACTCGGACCCCACGTGCTGCGCACCGAACTCGCGGCAAGCGCGGCGCTGGCCGTCGCAATGGCGGTGGCGTCGAGAAACTGA